A single genomic interval of Halomonas sp. GT harbors:
- a CDS encoding potassium channel family protein: MIINRAELYRQLALETHLRQGLSTINRVICVLILLASLVAILETEPMLRALSPRLFPTLETVFVVIFIGEYLLRLYVVGEDFRYRGIKGRLRYVFSFWAMVDLLAILPYFLGFMVQNNGFLLRMLRLGLMLRLTRLGRFSQAWVALAEALKSRSHELWLSAGLAMLLLLLSSFCLYLAEASAQPEVFGSVPRVLWWSVTTLTTVGYGDMVPITGLGKFFAGLTAVAGIGIIAMPTGILAAALSDAFQKNR; this comes from the coding sequence ATGATCATAAATAGAGCTGAGCTTTACCGGCAGTTAGCCTTAGAAACGCACCTGCGGCAGGGGTTGTCGACCATTAATAGAGTCATCTGCGTGCTGATTTTGCTGGCATCGCTGGTGGCTATTTTGGAAACGGAGCCAATGCTGCGGGCGCTTTCACCTCGCCTTTTTCCTACCCTAGAAACCGTGTTTGTGGTGATCTTTATCGGCGAGTATTTACTGCGTCTGTATGTTGTCGGTGAAGATTTTCGTTACCGCGGGATAAAAGGCCGGTTGCGCTATGTATTTTCGTTTTGGGCCATGGTGGATTTACTGGCGATTTTGCCTTATTTCCTGGGGTTTATGGTTCAAAACAACGGTTTCTTACTACGCATGTTGCGTTTGGGGTTAATGCTGCGGCTAACCCGTTTAGGTAGATTCAGCCAGGCTTGGGTAGCGCTGGCAGAGGCGCTGAAGTCTCGTTCTCATGAGCTGTGGTTGAGTGCGGGTTTGGCGATGCTATTGCTGTTACTTTCCTCTTTCTGCCTGTATTTAGCAGAAGCCTCTGCCCAACCGGAAGTGTTTGGCAGCGTGCCCCGTGTGCTGTGGTGGAGTGTTACTACGCTGACGACGGTGGGGTATGGCGATATGGTTCCTATCACTGGGTTAGGTAAGTTTTTTGCGGGATTAACGGCGGTGGCGGGCATCGGGATTATCGCGATGCCCACGGGAATTTTAGCGGCGGCATTAAGTGATGCGTTTCAGAAAAATCGCTAG
- the msrQ gene encoding protein-methionine-sulfoxide reductase heme-binding subunit MsrQ → MAAPRVWLLWRIGVFLAALAPLVFWGWQVAINAAGPEPGNYLLLNIGTGGLWMLLLTLSLTPLTKLTRWKGFALIRRQLGLWTLAYATLHMLSYALFILGLNWALLGSELIKRPYIIVGMIALIGLAVLGATSNLWSMRRLGKRWKPLHKFSYVILGLVLLHFFWVVRADMQEWAMYAAIATLVMATRLPPVARTLPKLRYRLSR, encoded by the coding sequence ATGGCAGCGCCACGGGTATGGTTACTGTGGCGGATAGGCGTTTTCCTGGCGGCGCTCGCGCCGCTGGTGTTCTGGGGCTGGCAGGTAGCCATTAACGCCGCTGGTCCCGAGCCTGGCAATTACCTGCTGCTGAACATCGGTACTGGCGGGCTATGGATGCTACTCCTCACGCTAAGCCTTACACCGCTCACCAAACTCACCCGCTGGAAAGGCTTTGCATTGATCCGCCGTCAGCTTGGTCTTTGGACACTCGCCTACGCCACCCTGCACATGCTCAGCTATGCGCTGTTTATTCTGGGGCTTAACTGGGCACTACTAGGTAGCGAATTGATCAAACGGCCCTATATCATTGTTGGCATGATCGCACTGATCGGCCTTGCCGTATTGGGTGCTACCTCTAACCTCTGGTCAATGCGTCGCTTAGGCAAACGCTGGAAGCCACTGCACAAATTTTCTTATGTCATTTTAGGCTTGGTATTACTGCACTTTTTCTGGGTAGTGCGCGCCGACATGCAAGAGTGGGCCATGTATGCCGCCATTGCCACATTAGTCATGGCAACCCGCCTGCCGCCCGTCGCTCGCACACTACCAAAACTGCGCTACCGATTGAGTCGGTGA